aataataaataacatcaTCTCAAAAGACAGTTGACTGTCCTGAATTTCTGTGTGTATTTGAACTACATTAAACCAAGCTTTAACGTAAAGAGTATTTGTCATTCTGTTTGTATGATAATGGTAGGTGGTGACATTTTGGGCACATGGTCCTTGATTTGTCACCAATCAGTAAAGTTAATTGTCTTGGTGCAGTGAATGCACCAAAGTTAGTGTGCTTAAACAGATGCTTATCACCTTCAACATTGATTAGTTAGCTAAGAAAGTACAATCTGCAAAAAGGCATGGAATTTTCCAGTAAGCATACAGACGGGCGTGTGTATGCATGTGTTTGAATGAGTGGAAAGATTGCCCTAAAAAGAGAACCCTCATGTGTGACAGTTTGTCGGCGCTATCTTTAGATGACTGAATTAATAAGAAGAAAGGAAACCGGGGACAGCGTACTCGTAAAATCTGTAGTTGTTTCAGTCAACTCTGACTCTAAATCAGAAATGTGTTGAACTGGGCATCACAAAACAGTATGAGGCACAATGGGACAATAATGGTTGTGTTTAGTGGTGATAAGGGTGTGGTATTGAATAGCAGTGTGGAATATGACAGCAATTTTTTAGGCCTACCTGGTGATGATGCAATTCTGTGTATAATTTCTATTGTCAGCATTAAAATTTACTTAATATTATGTTTTGTGCTCAGAAAAGAATCAGCGTGTCAGCTATAACACACACTTTTGTTACAAAAGCAAGTGCCTTCCATTTCTGATTTATATCTTTATTCACATTTCATTGTTATTGAGCTGCTACTGAATATTTAAAGGCACTGTGAAAGTACCAGAGATGTTCTTTAATTGAATAATGTGTTGGCAAAGTGTAAGAGCTAGATAAGCTGAGTGGATGTTGATCGGGTTTGCTTGGCCTGTTTCTATTCAGTCCCTCTCAATTACATCACAAGCACATACCAAAGAATCAGATAGGTCAGCCATTAGATGATCAGACAATTGGGGTTAATGTGTGTTAACAAGGCCAGTTCCATACATATAACCAACTTTAAAACTTGAAAGATTTTAGCAATGAAAATATCATCAAAGCCTTATTTGAATTTGTTGACAAGTAGCATATTGCAGCTGACACAAGAGACCTGCCATTGGGGAATCTATTGTTAAGATAACAGGGTTTCATCATTTAGATTCACTTGTCTCTAAGGATGATGCATTGTTCAGTCAGTCACTGCTTTATAAAGCCTCATtaccatttttgttttaaatctaAACAATGCATAATGTTTGACGTCTATTGAAAGCAATGGAATAAGGAATATTTTGTAGAATGCCCCTCTTGCATCATATATTCCTAATAGGACTTGTAGTATTATGCAAGTGTGTACAATGGAACAGCATGGCATTTTAAACTGTATTCGGAATGTTGATCATTCCTACTCAATTCCATTGTTCCAGTTCATGTATACAAGTAAAATCACATATTTTAGATTTTGGATCCAAAGTGGTGAACTTTAGCACCACCTGCTCATCCTGCCTGGCATGCAGCGGGGGTCTGAGAGCGAAGGGCACTCAAGAAAGaggtcaaacacacacatgcaaacataACTCCATCTGTTATTTTATTTGAGGAGGGCCTCAAGCAGGTGTAACTTGGAGTAGGACAAATTGTGCAAAACCTGCTCTGGAAACCCACAAAAACGAAAAAAAGCACAATTCTGCCTTTCCCCCCACAACTGATTTTGCTCTGCAAATGACGTTTTGAGGCAACAAAGGCCCCTCTCACTTGTGAACACTCTCACACAACGATCGCTTTGCATACAGCTCCAAAACAGTGCTGCCTTGTGCAGAAAACAGAAGGCGTGACGTTATCTTTTTGAATCGTGACTAAGCAGAACAATTAGCCTATagtctcacacaaacacactgtcaAGTATGCACACAAATGCGCAATTTAGCTCAAATGGTTTAGGTGATGTGTAGACACAATGATACAGATTATTATTGCCCAATAAGATAGATCTGGCCTGTGGTGATGTTTTTAGGACAAAAAAGCAGAGACAAGTGGGAGGGGATAAGATGGTGATACAGAGAGAGAaatcaagagagagagaggatcgAAGAGAGTGATACGCATGATGAGAAGGGCAAAGAAGACAATGGACAAATGAGAAAGGAAAAACAGTGAATAACCAAGCACACAAAAACAGGaagtgtgcttgtgtgtgtatataacaGCAGGCCTATATTATTATTTAGGTCTGCAACTATGACTTTGAGTGTTGTTTGAGCGCTCAGGTTAATTTGCTTGCATGTTACGTCTTTGATGTTGTAAGGACAAACTTTGAAAATCTTTCTCTCAGAACTCCCAGCAACACACCAgtggtattttttttaaatcaaaatcacTACATATGCTTTtgtaaacaatatattttgaaCATATTGTCAAGGAAAGAAACTGAGAAGATGACATTAATGACAGTGTATCAGTGTGAAAAAGTCAACAAAAGGAGGTTGTGGTGATAATCCACATTTAGTCTATTGGAAGGTTATTGTAATGCTGGGAGAATTTAGGAGATTGAAGCGAGAAGGAAGAAATCTAATAATGGCTCCATTTTGCCACAGACAAACCTGTCAGATAATAAGTGATGTGGGTGAAGACCTGACAGGAACTACTCTGTGCGAATCATGCAAAAATTCATCACATACAAATGCAATGCACTGAATGCTGTGCACTGGTTGAGTGTAATGTGCTATCACTGCCTGTATATCTGCCTGTTGCAGCTAGGACAGCTGACATTCGTATGCTGTTTAACAAAgtgttaagatatttttaaacagTTTTCTCATTCAGTTATCTGTGTACATGTACTCACACTTACACGTCCTTGAAAAATCAAGCATTGTTGGTCACAAACATAAGGTATGTTTTGCATGGTGGGACTAGTATGAGATGCTGGTTGCTGATCCCCAGCATTGGAAGCGAAGGCGCTGGCAGACCAGCTACACCAACTCAGTTTTACTTGAGAACAGAATGATCTGGACCAACATGGAATTcgtgctggtttatgctggattTTTAAGCAGGGTTTCCTAGCAGCAGGCTTtcctattcttttttttttttttttttacttttctacCATTTCATGTAAATACATAATGTGTGCATGCGGTGGTGTTAGAAATCTAGAGAGGAAAAAAGAGATTTCTGCTGACACCGCTGCTTATTTTGCTCTTTTTAAAATCCATGCTGTCACTCTGAGTTCGCCATGCAGGCAAAAAAGAGCTTTGGTTCCCAAAGATGTCCAATTACTCCACGGACATTAAAATGCTCCCCACAGGGCTGACAATTCAGGCCTCATCACACTCCCACCAAAAAACCCTCTCTGTCCTGAATACAAGTAAAATAGTTTAACCATGATATCTTTAACTTATAGTACTTACTTACTATaacttaagtattttttggcCTGTAATTTGATCCCACTCTACATTACTCTACTTTTAGATAGAGCTGCTAGTTGTCATACCTTAAACTggaattaatttgtttttgctGGATTTATTGCATATAGTCCACTTTAAAACACTTTATAACTGCAGTTCAGATGACCTTTGCAATACTGTATTGAATATTTCATACAGTGACATTTAAGTGGCACTACTAAGAGAAGATTCATGTTTGGGGCAACATAGATGGATTAAAAAAAGATCAGCTGGCTGCGTACAGTTTGAAGTGATTTTATGAGGCATTATCAAAGAAAGATTTTCAAAGACTTTGTTtgaaaagacgaacaaagactttctttgccaaaaaatattcatgcagaaatgtgtcaaattcaaaattaaacctatgcatattttcatttatacaACTAAATGTAATAATTCTTTTTCATCCAATCTTTTAGATTTCTCTGGTCAAACATCCAGCTCTTCAGCCTCAACTCCAACAGACAGTGCCTCCAGTCCTTCTCCCAGCAGCCCTCCAAAACTCTCCCCACTATCTACTCCTTTTGGACCCCGTCTGGTAATGGCCAAACCAACCACTTCTCCTCGCCCACAGCCTGAGGGTGCAAGTTTTGACTTAGAAGGGCATTCTGGAACTTTCGGCCGACCAATGGGGCGGTTTGGCAGAGGAGCCTACAGACGAGGTCCTATGAAAATGGAACGCATCAAAGTCCTGACTGGATCAGAAATAGAAAGTGACTTTCAAGAGCCAGAGACCATGGACTCAAGGGTGGTAATGGGGCAAGAGGCTTTGCTGAGAAACATGGAGACACAGAGTGGAATGCTGCTAGGAAAACAGATAGGTCAAGAAATGTCTAGTTCAGGACACCAGCCCTCAGAACCCTTCAAGAAAGGTCATACTGGGCTGGATGAAAAAGCAAAACTAGACACTGGACAGGTGAGTTCTATTGTAGATCAGGGTAAGAGTTTGACTTCAGTCCCAGAACAGGAGAAAACCATAAGTCAGACACTTGAATGTCAAGTCCTAGAGTCCAAAGTGGGAGACGCCGAATTGACAGACAGCAGTACTCTTTTCCCAGACAATGAGGGAGAGCCACTGTCTTTATCTCAGGGTGAAGTGCCTTCCTTGTCATTTTCCGAGCCTCCCTATGTTGTTGACCCACAACGCATCGGTGTCCTTCCAGGACTAGATCCTGATCGCTACTATACAGCCCCTTCCACTCCCATTAAGATGGCTTACTGCTCACATCTCAAGCAACAATGGCGCCCAGGGAGCCCAAGCCAAAGTCCGGGTTCTCCAACTGATGAGTCTGATCTGTGCTCCCCTCCTACCTCTCCCTCTGGCTCCTACATGACTGCTGAGGGAGGCAGCTGGACTTCATACACCTCCAGCACCTCCCACTCCTGCTCCCCAAACTTAACAGCTGAGACAGAGTTGCAAGAAGCTCCTGCTTGCTACGTGGAGTCCCTCTCAGAGATAGGCGATGAGCTCGGAGATGAGCGAACTGGTAATGAGAGAGATGCTTGCCTGGGTAAACCTGATATGCCAGAGTTGCTGGAAGATGTGGCCTGTGAGGTGGATACACTAACAAGAGACACATGTAGGCCTCACTGGGTGACAGAACATGTTTCTATACAAgagagcagcagcagcaagaaaAACACAGACTACCAACAGGACACAGTGATGCCTGATGGCTCTCTTAGGCCTAGAAATTTCCAGAGAACCCATGATGCAACTCAAAGCTTTAATGATCCACATCACAGTCTTGAAATGAATTTTAATGCCTGTTTCTCAGAGCCATCTATGAGCCTGGATCCCCTTCTAACACCAGAGGATAATGCAACTTCTGCACTTGATGGAGAGAACAAAACCCCTGTCACCCACTCTCCAGAGACTGTAGACGTAGACAGTAATAGTGTATATCTTGAGATAGGATCCTCTGTTCCTCTGTTCCATGGCTACTCTAGGGAGGATGGGCCAGAGAGTGATGCAATGATTCCTGCTTCTATGTTGCCTTTCCATGGAAGCCTGATATTCCAGGCAGATTCCATGGATATAACCCTGTTCCCCACAGATGATGAGCAGGGGAATGATGTGGATGCATATGctgctggagaagaggaagccGATGTAGATGAGTATGATGATGAGGATGACGAAGATGAATGTGACGATGAAGATGTGAAAAATGATGACAATGATGCTGAGCAGAAAGCTGAGGCAGCTTTGAGGGGTGAAAGAGGAGTGGAAGACCCAAATGAAGACGACACCTCTGCATCTTTTCTAAATTCCCTTTCAGAGAACTCAATAAACGAGGGTGTTGATGAGTCCTTTGCTTATCCAGATGACACTGAGGAGTCAATTGATTCCACGTCTTATAATGGGGATGAAGATGACCATCTGTACTGCACAGAGAAGCATGCTGAACTCTCCCAGCAGTTCCCTGGGCCAGATGAACCCGTACAGTCAGTAAGCCATGCAAAACCTGAATCCTCTGGCAGTGAGAGTGAAATGGAGATATCCTCCGAATCATCTGAGCTCCTACATGTAGAATTGCAAGGGAATCTGGCAGACTGCAATGTTCATGATGAAAGTGTAATTGCACAACAAACTTCAGATACAAAGTTGCTTAAGGGTGAGCTTTCAAAAGGATTGACTCTACAGATCAAAACAATGGATGAGCAAGGCAAACAGAGTACAGATCCCTCAACAGTCATGGTAACATCAGAGAAAGGACAGCAGATCCCCACAGATAATCCAACATCATCTGTTGATCAAGACAAAGTAAAACAAACTTATGGTACAAATGACTCCTGTGTGGCAGGTGCTACAGCTGCTGACGTATGCTACGAGGCTAATGTAGGTGATAGCCAGGAACTGGATcaaaaaaatggaaatagcATGGACTTGATGGACACATCACTGCAGCTAGCTGAAACTGCAACCAATGACCTAAATAAGGGAGTCCCCCAACTAACATATCTTGATGACTGCAGCCCCACAAACATTCCAGTTTGTGCCTATCCTGAACTGTGTGAGGTGCCAGATAACTTAACTTCAGCTGATGTTTTGCCATTTGAACGTTCCATGAATCAAGATAATCTGACAGAGAATCAGCCTAGCAATGATGTAAACCATAGCTCTCAAAATATGTCCTGCTCCACATACAGCAGACTTGTTATTTCTCCAAAGAAAGAGAACTCTGAGAGCAGCATTACAGAAAGGGAACTTTACACTGAGAGCTGGACACCAAGGGAACCCTTGTCTTTAGGTGAATGCTGTGACTTTGAAGCTGAAAATCTGCTCATGTGTGAAATAGCAAGATCAGTGCACAGTAAGGGTTTGTCTGTCGCTCATAACATTGAGGCTGGAGAAGACATAATAGGTGATGATGAGGACAACAACCGATATTGTGACCTCCAAGAGAAGATGGCAGACATTGATGTTGGTGTGGTTGAGTCAAACATTGCCAGCTGGAGATCGATCCAAGATCTCTCAGAGGCTGGAGGGGGTGAGGATGATGCAAATAACCTTCAAAATCCAGATAGCAATCCGATCATACATTGCAGTTCTGATAAGGGTCTGGTGTCATCGTGGAATGATCCAGAAAAACCTTGCACACCCCTAATTCTTAGTGGTACATCAGAACTTGCATTGAATATGCTTTCAGATGATGGAAAAGATGTGAAAGATCAAACTCCAAATACAGACTTCAACATTCCAGAGGATTTATCTCCAGACACATTAAGGAAGGAAAATGCTGAAAAAACTTCAACAGACTCAACAGAAAAAACTTCAGAACAGCCTCAGGATCTGGAATCTTGTCAAGAACCTGATAAAGTCTCATTAACATCAGCCATTTCCACGGAACACATTGATCTCTGTGGATCTTCTTCAAAAACACTAATTTCTACCCAAACAGATCATCTTGGTGCAGTTTCAAACCAGGGTCATTCAAATTCTCAACAAATTACCCAAACAAACACCAACTCTGTCTCGCAAAACAAGCTTGCATTCAACTTGCAAGGGGGATCATTTGGCACCTTCACATTCAGAAAGAAACCAACTGATATAAAGACTGTGGACTCCTTAGAAACAGCAGTTCTCCAACAGAGTTCTGTCTCACATAAAGAGACATCAGATTCAAATGATGGGGCTTCAAATGAGGTTATGGGGGAGAAAGTAATTCAATTAAGAGGAAACATCAAAAATGAAACTGTAAATGATGAATCTAAAAGCACTGACAGACAACTTGAACAAGAGACTACAACTGGCCCTCAGGATCAGAAGAAAGATAAATTTGACTCAGATGAGAGGGGGGAAAATGGAACAAAAACAGGTCAAAAGAGTGAGGCACAAGATTTTACAGAGACTGTTTCATTTCTGGAGCAGAACAAAAAGCTTGATGGTGATTCACATAAATCAGGTCTTTCTCAAGCTGAGAGTGATGAGGCAACACCAAAAACAGCACAGAATGCTAATTCAGGTCATGCCACAGAACCAAAGGTAATTGATCCCCTTAAAACCAACATTGCAGCTTTAGCCTCAATGGATAATGAACAGATCCAGTGCCAAGAAAAGGAAATAGAGACTACCGGTAATCAAGTGGCAAGCTTTGATATATGTTCAGTGAGAGAGGAATTTGGTGAAACTCAGCATAAAGAGGATGATGTCTCTATAGCAGAGAACACTGAACCTGTTCAAACACCAGAACAATCAATTTTTCACTCTCCTGACCCTAGCTGTATTGATCCAAATGAGTCTGTTCACACAGAACCAGTGGTTGCAACTCAGACAACAGACCTTACAAGGCCAGATGAGCAGAAAGGACTTTCAGACAGTTCTTTGAGCAGATTAAGTTTGACAGAAAACACAAGAGACATCAACGACAATCACGTAAGGGGCAGTTCACCCCTCAGGGTGGACAGCTCAGAACAAGACAGGGTCTCTCCCACATGTTCATCCACAGTTGTCCAGGAGGAAGATCTCTCCACCCCCATTCAGGAGTCACAGCCTGTCcatgacatttcccaaacatcTGATGTCCTCTCACATATTCAATCACCTCCAGACAACAAACCCAGCCAGCCTGACTCTGAAAGTCCCCTTCAAACCACTGGAATATGCAGTATGGAATTAGCAGCATGGGAATCTGAGGAACAAACACAGACTTTGCTTCTTATTCAAGACACATGCCATCATGAAAGTCAGAGAACAGTCATGACTGCAAAACCATGCAGATGTGAGAACACTCCAGGTAAATTATTTCTTGTTTCtttaattgttgttttttttttcatcctagGAATTACTAGTATTTaactatatacatttttttcttgagtAGTATGTATGGGACACAGAACAGAACAGTCCCAGCCCACAACATCCATTGGACAAACAGACAGTCCCCGTGCCCAAAGAACACTGAATGAGTCAGATGAGATAGAGACTCTACCTTGCATCAGTCCAAGACCAGAATCCTTGGTAAAAAGTCAGCAAAACCAAGCTGAGCGACAGAGTATAGAGCAAGATTTATGCTCAAATATCTACAGATCAAAAGGCCCAGAGGACATGGATCTCCCCTTCAAAAACAACAGTATGTGCATCATCTGTTTTAGCCATAAGGAATTAGTATCTTCCTCAAGTATCTTCTTTATGGCTTCTAAAGAAAAGTAGTTTTAGTGTTTaattttttctgtcttttagTAGGTTCGGGTAATGAAACAGACAGTGATGGTTCAGTGCCTGAGTTAGAGGAACCCAGTGGCACATTGCCGAGACCCTCAAATCCACAGGTGAGCTGTAGATTGGTGAGCCATCTTCATAAACTGCAGTACAGATATAACCCACACTCTAAAAGTAATTCTTTGTCTTAACCTCATTCAACTTCAAAActtataaaataacacttaatttcagcatttatacTCACCGGTTCCAGTagctcattttaattatttaaactgaacAAGAAGCAAAGATCACTTTTGAGAGCATAAGCCAGAGACCCAGCAAAAATATACTTGCATGCGTCAATGTAAAACCATGCAGTATTTTATGCAGTGTTTCTATCTAGTTGAGTGTACTGTATGAACAATGTTAGGTCCTACCATGCTCTCTTCATACTTCATATCATAATTTTTTCCTCTCATAGTTATCTCACTCTCCTGCCGACGAGTCTGTTAGCAGAGCTAAGCAGAGTCGAAGTGAGAAAAAAGCAAGAAAGGTGGGACTGCACATCCACAAgcacattttatgcaactttaagACTCACTGTATTGTGCACAAAATCTCTGACATACTCTCTTTTCCTCCATGTGGTCACTATTTTAACAAGGCGATGTCAAAGCTTGGGCTGAAACAGATCCACGGAGTGACACGCATCACCATTCGGAAGTCCAAGAACATTCTCTTTGTTATTACACGTCCAGATGTGTTCAAAAGCCCTGCCTCAGATATTTACATAGTCTTTGGAGAGGCCAAGGTTGGTCTTttcccattaaaaaaaaaaaaaaaaaaaaaactttatatgCAATAAGAAAAAGATATCTTCCAAAAGCGACAGTGGCAAAGATTTCCTTGCAAgatgaatatttaaatatttctatcTTGATCTGTGTTCATTCATCTGGGCTTTCGGTCTGTCTCTTCTTCTCTTTGTAAGATCGAAGACCTCTCACAGCAGGTTCACAAGGCAGCAGCAGAGAAATTTAAGGTTCCTCTTGACCCCTCACCTCTGCCATCAGACATCACACCAAGCCTGACCATAAAAGAAGAGAGTGAGGAAGAAGAAGAGGTACAAATCCTTCATTTCCTCCATGAAAGGAGAAGAtcagccaaaaatgaacattttgtcattatttactgacCTTCAttcattccaaacttttgacttaTTTCTTATATGGATAAAATACTAATACCaggagtaaataatgacagaattttcatttttgggtgaacccatATGCTTGAATGAATTAAGGTGAACAACATTCTCTTTCTCTGTTTGTAAGCTGGATGAAGGTGGGCTGGAGCAAAGAGATATCGAGCTGGTGATGGCACAGGCCAATGTTTCCCGAGCTAAAGCAGTCCGTGCCCTGCGCCACAACAAGAATGACATTGTCAATGCCATTATGGTGAGAGATTGCTTTTGTATTAAACATTCAGAATTTGTACTTACTTTTACACTAGTACACTACTTCCAATTCAAAATCCCATAAAAAGTGCACTATAATAGAGTCCCTCATATGTATATTTTGCCTCTTTTGGACCTCTCATAAACTTCTATTGTTCCTAAATTGAGCAAACAAACTAACCTGAACCCTACTTTTGGCATTTTTAACTGTGAAGACATAATTTAGTCTCTTTATTAAGTTTTTATTAAATCAGTTTTTATTAAATCGTTTTACACATTTTACCCTGCAAATACAGTGATagttcacaaacacaaacaaaccttTTGATTGATATTGATATTTCACCTTTTGTGTCTGTTCTTAGGAGCTGACCATGTAAGAGAGGAAAATACATCTTCCCCGCCCCTTGCGTGTTTTCTTTCCCAAGTAATGCTGCTATACTGCACCCTCCTGCTGAAATAAATCTGTTACAACCAGAGCTGTTTGTTTCCCAACATTATCTACAAATCACATAAATGCACCTTAAAGACAAAAAATGTATAGTCAAACATTTTGAACATACACACTTTTAATATTGCCTTAATGGCTCGGATGGTAGATCAGAGGATTGTAGAAATAAAAGCTTAAGTCCTCAAAACTGATGGTTTGAATCtgacctgattttttttttttttttttttagaactttCCCTTGGGGTATATGCATTTATCTTATCTTGCAAGCAGAAATTGTGGCACTGAAATTGATTATAGAAGTGTTTTTAGCTATCCAAAGTTGTAATTCTTTCAGCAAACTGTACAGATTGTGCAACTATGCACAATGACATCTCATAGACTAATTGAACTTTCAAATTTAATTCATTTCAATTTACAAAGACAGAAGAAGAAATCAAACAAATAGTGAAGAATGACCAATCATAAAGGGATGAATGTTACCAAAACTGATTAGATCTGTGTtcatttcattcataaaaataatttctaATACTGTTATGTTGACATGTACATACTCAAATATGTGGCACACAATGACCTTACCACTATGAAAGTATAGTTTTATGAGTTAATTGTATAACAAGCATTAGCTATAACATTTTAGGTTTAACGTATGCCTCTTTGTGTTCAAgttaataaaagcctaaaaATGTAAAGTTAAGCTGTTTATTCAAGTAAGACCTGTATATCAAAGGCAACCGAATCCTGCGCTGCACAGTCGCCGTTTGGTCCTCCAGGTAAAAGTCTCTCCAATTTCAGCTGTTCCCTGTCCTCTTTCGGTTCCCCTCCCTTTGATCTCATTGTGTCCAGCTACATTTGGATCAGCTTTTAGGGGGCAGGACATTGGCCTGGAAGTGGCCCTGATTGGTAATGTTGCCAGCAGGGAAATAACGTGCCACTACGAAGGTAGAACCATCTGAGGCCACAGCTTTACCCACACCGAGTTTCTTTGAGCTTTTCCACACCACTGCAGTGAAGTGACCTAGAACAAAAAGATGATTCTTTCTTACATTAATTGGTGTGTATTATAGCAAGAATCAGGATGTCTGTGTGGTTGTCACAAAGTGTTTATGCATGTTTGACTCACATAAACCATGTGGTAGTTGTGTTAGTGTTCAGTTAAATATTTATACCCTGAGAGAGAGTGGAAACATTTGAGTGGAATGAGGGACTCTagtacattttattcatttggcagttGCTTATCCGAAGCTAATTACTGGTGATTTCATCACTTTGTGTTTTCCCTGAGAACGAACCCACGGTTTTGGTTTTGACCAACTGAGCTATAGAAACAGCCGTTCCTAGATTTCCAACCACACATTTACAGATTTAGAGTCAGtaccagggttgccaggtctgcacAACAAAACCCCGCCCAATTGCTAATCAAAGTTAGTCCAAAGCTTgtacacaaaaactaccctcggcaaaaatgtaaaagtagTGTTGCCAGAATTGGGTTCTGGCAGGCGTGGCAACGCTGGTCAGCACATGTTATCCACAATCTATATAGTCACTTCAGAGGATTTTGCATCAGCTGCTGTAAAATTGGTAATCTTTCAAATATGTTCTGCCCTCTTGAGGTGGTGAGTAGTATTACTTATTTTCTGCAGGCTGAAACTGATGACAGGTAACGTGAATTAAAAACTGAGGGGGTGAGTTAACAGCTGCAAGTGAGACATCGCACTGTAAGAGACTTTTCATGACTGAATTTTATGGAGAATTTCCTGACCCCGGGAGTGCTTTGGAAAGCTTCATTCCAATAGGATGAGTCACATCTGAGATTCCAGAATATACTATTACACCGACTGGGCCAAACTTATCtactgtatgtgtttgttaACTCTAAACCAAGGGTGCTCAATCCTGATAATAGAAATTAACACTCCTGCAAAGTTtagtttaataaaaaattactaTGCACACTACAACAAATATGTACAGCAGGATATGCTGTCATGCCCTAGTGcttctgttttaaataaattaatacatttgaaatgttaaaGTCTTTTTGAACCAGAAGTTGTGATAGAAATTCAGTATTGTGCCATATTTCCGAGTGAAATGTAATActgattaagaaaaaaatagagGGCAGGGCTCGATTTTAGTGCACCTCCTCACCATCTTTAGCATTTAAGGATGTTCtgcccaagccg
The Chanodichthys erythropterus isolate Z2021 chromosome 2, ASM2448905v1, whole genome shotgun sequence DNA segment above includes these coding regions:
- the LOC137029380 gene encoding uncharacterized protein, coding for MPGETAHRSGPEQGLLDSGDPQSELPGPDFSGQTSSSSASTPTDSASSPSPSSPPKLSPLSTPFGPRLVMAKPTTSPRPQPEGASFDLEGHSGTFGRPMGRFGRGAYRRGPMKMERIKVLTGSEIESDFQEPETMDSRVVMGQEALLRNMETQSGMLLGKQIGQEMSSSGHQPSEPFKKGHTGLDEKAKLDTGQVSSIVDQGKSLTSVPEQEKTISQTLECQVLESKVGDAELTDSSTLFPDNEGEPLSLSQGEVPSLSFSEPPYVVDPQRIGVLPGLDPDRYYTAPSTPIKMAYCSHLKQQWRPGSPSQSPGSPTDESDLCSPPTSPSGSYMTAEGGSWTSYTSSTSHSCSPNLTAETELQEAPACYVESLSEIGDELGDERTGNERDACLGKPDMPELLEDVACEVDTLTRDTCRPHWVTEHVSIQESSSSKKNTDYQQDTVMPDGSLRPRNFQRTHDATQSFNDPHHSLEMNFNACFSEPSMSLDPLLTPEDNATSALDGENKTPVTHSPETGGWARE